One window of Quercus robur chromosome 5, dhQueRobu3.1, whole genome shotgun sequence genomic DNA carries:
- the LOC126724785 gene encoding subtilisin-like protease SBT1.5, translating to MAPSLTFFLLLLTLTLSTSTPTSKPKTFIILVNPDSKPTIFPTHTNWYSSLLSTNTTTTTTSTILHTYSTIFHGFSATLSPSQAASLSSHPHILSLLPDTVRHLHTTRSPQFLGLKTSGNSGLLKESDFGSDLVIAVIDTGITPNHKSFNDEDLGPVPTKWKGHCVTTSDFPPSSCNKKLIGAKFFSQGYEATNGKINETVETKSPKDTDGHGTHTASIAAGRYVFPASTLGYARGVAAGMAPKARLAAYKVCWNSGCYDSDILAAFDAAVADGVDVISLSVGGVVVPYHLDAIAIGAFAAADAGIFVSASAGNGGPGALTVTNVAPWVTTVGAGTIDRDFPADVKLGNEKIIPGMSIYGGPNLVPGRMYPLVYGGSSQTGNGGDGYSSSLCLEGSLDPNFVKGKIVLCDRGINSRTAKGEVVKKAGGAGMVLANAVFDGEGLVADCHVLPATAVGAAGGDAIRNYLTQAKKPVATIVFKGTRLGVRPAPVVASFSARGTNPETPEIVKPDVIAPGLNILAAWPDSVGPSGIPSDKRKTEFNILSGTSMACPHVSGLAALLKAAHPEWTPASIRSALMTTAYTVDNRGETMIDESTGNVSSVLDYGAGHVHPEKAMDPGLVYDISSYDYVDFLCNLNYTTKNVQVVTRKNADCSGAKKAGHAGNLNYPSLSAVFQQYGKHKMSTHFIRTVTNVGDPKSVYQVTIRPPSGMMVTVQPEKLAFRRVGQKLSFLVRVQAREIKLSPGSSTMKGGSIVWSDGKHTVTSPILVTLQQPL from the coding sequence ATGGCCCCTTCCCTCACTttctttctcctcctcctcACACTCACCCTCAGCACCTCCACACCCActtccaaacccaaaaccttCATCATCCTAGTCAACCCAGACTCCAAACCCACCATATTCCCCACTCACACTAACTGGTACTCCTCTCTCCTctccaccaacaccaccacaaccacaacctccACCATTCTCCACACCTACTCCACCATCTTCCACGGCTTCTCCGCCACGCTCTCTCCATCGCAAGCCGCCTCCCTCAGCTCCCACCCCCACATCCTCTCTCTCCTCCCCGACACTGTCCGCCACCTCCACACCACTCGCTCCCCTCAATTCCTTGGCCTCAAAACCTCCGGCAACTCCGGCCTCCTCAAAGAGTCCGACTTTGGCTCCGACCTCGTCATCGCCGTCATCGACACCGGCATTACTCCCAACCACAAGAGCTTCAACGACGAAGACCTTGGTCCCGTACCCACCAAATGGAAAGGCCACTGTGTCACCACCTCAGACTTCCCACCTTCTTCTTGCAACAAAAAGCTCATCGGAGCTAAGTTTTTCTCTCAAGGCTACGAGGCCACCAACGGTAAAATCAACGAAACCGTCGAAACCAAGTCTCCTAAAGACACTGATGGTCATGGGACCCATACCGCCTCCATCGCCGCCGGAAGATACGTTTTTCCGGCGTCCACTTTAGGCTATGCTCGTGGTGTCGCCGCCGGGATGGCTCCGAAGGCCCGTTTAGCTGCTTACAAAGTTTGCTGGAACTCTGGCTGTTACGATTCCGACATTCTCGCCGCCTTCGACGCCGCCGTTGCTGACGGCGTCGATGTCATATCACTTAGCGTTGGTGGCGTTGTTGTGCCTTACCATCTCGATGCAATAGCCATCGGAGCTtttgctgctgctgatgctgggATCTTTGTATCTGCTTCCGCCGGAAATGGCGGCCCCGGAGCTCTAACGGTGACGAATGTGGCTCCGTGGGTTACCACAGTCGGTGCTGGAACGATTGATAGAGATTTCCCGGCGGATGTGAAGCTTGGGAATGAGAAAATCATTCCGGGTATGAGTATTTACGGCGGGCCGAATTTGGTTCCGGGTCGGATGTACCCGTTAGTGTACGGTGGGAGTTCTCAGACAGGCAATGGCGGTGATGGGTACTCGTCGTCTTTGTGTTTGGAAGGTTCGTTGGACCCCAATTTCGTAAAAGGAAAAATCGTGTTATGTGATAGAGGCATCAATTCAAGGACTGCAAAAGGCGAGGTTGTGAAGAAAGCTGGAGGGGCTGGAATGGTTCTAGCAAATGCGGTATTTGATGGTGAAGGATTGGTGGCTGATTGCCACGTGTTGCCCGCGACGGCGGTGGGTGCCGCCGGCGGTGATGCGATTAGGAATTACCTTACGCAGGCGAAGAAGCCGGTGGCGACTATTGTATTCAAAGGAACTAGGCTTGGAGTCAGGCCTGCACCTGTGGTGGCATCGTTTTCGGCTCGAGGGACTAATCCGGAGACCCCGGAGATAGTGAAGCCGGATGTGATTGCTCCAGGGTTGAATATTCTTGCAGCTTGGCCTGATAGTGTTGGTCCATCTGGGATTCCATCGGATAAGCGTAAGACTGAGTTTAATATACTGTCCGGGACTTCAATGGCTTGTCCTCATGTGTCTGGTTTAGCAGCACTGTTGAAAGCAGCACACCCAGAATGGACTCCTGCTTCTATAAGGTCGGCTCTTATGACCACTGCTTATACTGTGGATAATAGGGGTGAGACTATGATCGATGAGTCTACTGGAAATGTTTCGAGTGTGTTGGATTATGGTGCTGGTCATGTCCACCCTGAGAAGGCTATGGATCCTGGACTAGTGTATGATATTAGTTCGTATGATTATGTGGATTTTCTGTGCAATTTGAATTATACTACCAAGAATGTTCAAGTGGTTACTAGGAAGAATGCAGATTGTAGTGGGGCAAAGAAAGCTGGTCATGCTGGGAATTTGAATTACCCTTCTTTGTCTGCGGTGTTTCAACAATATGGGAAGCATAAGATGTCTACTCATTTTATTAGGACAGTGACGAATGTTGGCGACCCAAAATCGGTTTACCAAGTTACAATTAGGCCGCCTAGCGGAATGATGGTGACGGTGCAGCCGGAGAAGCTGGCTTTTAGGAGGGTGGGTCAGAAGCTGAGCTTCCTTGTAAGGGTGCAAGCCAGGGAAATTAAGCTCTCCCCTGGGAGCTCTACTATGAAGGGGGGTTCTATTGTATGGTCTGATGGGAAGCACACTGTCACCAGTCCCATACTAGTGACACTGCAGCAACCTCTCTAG